A part of Spiribacter vilamensis genomic DNA contains:
- a CDS encoding propionyl-CoA synthetase, with amino-acid sequence MNYQDVYDRSISDPEGFWRQEAAKLDWFKAPETILSRDEDGLDRWFAGGRLNMAHLALDYHVDHGRGGQTAIIHDSPVTGRQRHITYEELRDEVARFAGGLRALGVEHGDRVVIYMPMIPEALVAMLACARLGAIHSVVFGGFQPHELAVRIDDARPRALITASCGIEVSRVLPYKPLVDEALQVCQHPPTATVVLQRPECEATLHRNSATTRDFDWERLMKDASPVDPVPVDATHPLYVLYTSGTTGKPKGIVRDTGGYAVALNFSMDAIYNLDPGDVFWTASDVGWVVGHSYIVYAPLIHGCTTVVYEGKPVRTPDAGAFWRVIAEHRVKTFFTAPTAFRAIRKEDPDAALMTGYDLSSLQAIYLAGERLDPPTYGWIKDITGLPVIDHWWQTETGWAIAANPMGIEPHREKSGSAALPVPGYRITILDSQGTPQPPGRQGNIALGLPLPPGCLSTLWGDDDRFRLSYLNAFPGYYDTSDGGYIDEDGYLFVMGRMDDVINVAGHRLSTGEMEELIGHHPAVAECAVVGIADELKGEMPLGFVVLKEGQSIDPEALEKALMEVIRTKIGAIANLQAVAVVDKLPKTRSGKILRKSIRQLTQDRDVAVPATIEDPSSLDEIREALEFIKVGRYAS; translated from the coding sequence ATGAACTATCAGGACGTCTACGACCGCTCGATCAGCGATCCGGAGGGATTCTGGCGGCAGGAGGCCGCCAAACTCGACTGGTTCAAGGCCCCCGAGACCATTCTGAGCCGCGATGAGGACGGACTCGACCGCTGGTTCGCCGGCGGCCGGCTCAACATGGCCCACCTGGCGCTCGACTACCACGTCGATCACGGGCGCGGCGGGCAGACGGCGATCATCCACGACTCGCCGGTCACCGGCCGGCAGCGCCACATCACCTACGAGGAACTCCGTGACGAGGTCGCCCGGTTCGCCGGCGGGCTGCGCGCACTGGGGGTGGAGCACGGTGATCGCGTGGTGATCTACATGCCGATGATCCCCGAGGCCCTCGTCGCCATGCTCGCCTGCGCTCGCCTGGGGGCCATCCATTCGGTGGTCTTCGGCGGTTTCCAGCCCCATGAGCTCGCGGTGAGAATCGATGATGCCAGGCCCCGTGCCCTGATTACGGCGAGCTGCGGGATCGAGGTCTCGCGGGTGCTGCCCTACAAGCCCCTCGTCGACGAGGCCCTGCAGGTCTGCCAGCATCCGCCGACCGCCACCGTGGTGCTGCAGCGGCCCGAGTGCGAGGCCACCCTGCACAGAAACTCCGCGACCACGCGGGACTTCGACTGGGAGCGCCTGATGAAAGACGCCTCCCCCGTCGACCCGGTGCCGGTGGATGCCACCCACCCGCTCTACGTCCTCTACACCTCGGGCACGACGGGGAAGCCGAAGGGCATTGTCCGCGATACCGGCGGCTACGCGGTCGCGCTCAATTTCAGCATGGATGCGATCTACAACCTCGACCCCGGGGATGTGTTCTGGACCGCCTCCGACGTCGGCTGGGTGGTGGGCCACTCCTATATCGTCTACGCCCCGCTCATCCACGGCTGCACAACCGTGGTGTACGAGGGCAAGCCGGTACGCACGCCGGATGCCGGGGCGTTCTGGCGGGTCATCGCCGAGCACCGGGTCAAGACATTCTTCACCGCGCCCACCGCGTTCCGGGCGATCCGCAAGGAGGATCCCGACGCCGCCCTGATGACGGGTTACGACCTGTCATCGCTGCAGGCCATCTACCTCGCCGGTGAACGCCTCGATCCGCCCACCTACGGCTGGATCAAGGACATTACGGGCCTGCCGGTGATCGATCACTGGTGGCAGACCGAGACCGGCTGGGCCATCGCCGCCAACCCCATGGGCATCGAACCGCATCGCGAGAAAAGCGGTTCCGCGGCGCTTCCGGTGCCGGGTTACCGCATTACGATCCTCGACAGCCAGGGCACGCCGCAACCGCCAGGCAGACAGGGCAACATCGCGCTTGGACTCCCCCTCCCTCCCGGCTGCCTGTCGACGCTGTGGGGCGACGATGACCGGTTCCGCCTGTCCTATCTGAACGCCTTCCCCGGCTACTACGACACCTCGGACGGTGGCTATATCGACGAGGACGGGTACCTGTTCGTGATGGGACGGATGGATGACGTCATCAATGTCGCCGGCCATCGCCTGTCCACCGGCGAGATGGAGGAGCTGATCGGTCATCATCCGGCGGTGGCCGAGTGTGCCGTTGTGGGGATCGCCGATGAGCTCAAGGGCGAGATGCCGCTCGGCTTCGTGGTGCTCAAGGAGGGGCAGTCCATCGATCCGGAGGCGCTCGAGAAAGCGCTCATGGAGGTCATTCGCACAAAGATCGGGGCCATTGCCAACCTCCAGGCCGTGGCCGTGGTGGACAAGCTACCCAAGACCCGATCGGGCAAGATCCTGCGCAAGTCGATCCGACAGCTCACGCAGGATCGCGACGTCGCCGTGCCCGCCACGATCGAGGATCCGTCCAGTCTCGATGAAATCCGCGAGGCCCTTGAATTCATCAAGGTGGGGCGGTACGCAAGCTAG
- the folM gene encoding dihydromonapterin reductase, with protein MTSPILVTGASQRIGLAFAMHCLEQGTPVIATYRTRRPAVDNLQEAGARCFYADFATNAGIDAFISTLREETASLRAIIHNASDWLPESPDSDPAEVMAAMMQIHCTTPYRINLACRDLLENSDSVTDIVHMTDYVVEKGSAKHIAYAASKAALENLTLSFARLLAPQVKVNSVAPSLIMFNEGDSEAYREKTLKKSLLGIAPGETAAVQALQFLLDNPYVTGRSIGLDGGRPLV; from the coding sequence ATGACGTCGCCCATCCTTGTCACCGGCGCCAGTCAGCGCATCGGGCTTGCCTTTGCCATGCATTGCCTCGAACAGGGCACGCCCGTCATCGCGACCTATCGCACGCGTCGGCCGGCGGTGGACAACCTGCAGGAAGCGGGTGCCCGATGCTTTTACGCGGATTTCGCCACCAACGCGGGCATTGATGCATTCATCAGCACGCTCAGGGAAGAGACGGCTTCCCTGCGCGCCATTATCCACAATGCCTCCGACTGGCTGCCCGAGAGCCCGGACTCCGACCCCGCCGAGGTCATGGCGGCGATGATGCAGATCCACTGCACGACGCCGTATCGCATCAACCTCGCATGCAGGGACCTCCTGGAGAACAGCGACTCGGTCACGGACATCGTCCACATGACCGACTACGTCGTGGAGAAGGGCAGCGCCAAGCATATCGCCTACGCCGCCAGCAAAGCCGCCCTCGAGAACCTGACGCTGTCCTTTGCGCGCCTTCTGGCACCGCAGGTGAAGGTGAACAGCGTTGCCCCGTCGCTGATCATGTTCAACGAAGGCGACAGTGAGGCCTACCGCGAGAAAACGCTGAAGAAATCCCTGCTCGGCATCGCCCCGGGCGAGACGGCTGCCGTGCAGGCACTTCAGTTCCTTCTGGACAATCCGTACGTTACCGGGCGCAGCATCGGCCTCGACGGCGGGCGGCCCCTGGTCTGA
- the pgsA gene encoding CDP-diacylglycerol--glycerol-3-phosphate 3-phosphatidyltransferase, with translation MEMTLPNILTWLRILMIPVLGLLFLLPTPWANAAAAIVFALASITDWLDGFLARRWNQVSPFGAFLDPVADKLIVAIALIIVLVESPTALVAIPVAIIIGREIAVSALREWMAELGQRASVAVGMTGKFKTAAQMIAIILLLYRHELYGIPTWPVGLGMLYVAAGLTLYSMVLYLSAALKTLDKVEQG, from the coding sequence ATGGAAATGACGCTCCCGAATATCCTCACCTGGCTGCGGATCCTGATGATCCCGGTGCTGGGGCTGTTGTTCCTGCTGCCAACGCCATGGGCGAACGCTGCGGCGGCGATCGTCTTCGCCCTTGCGAGCATTACAGACTGGCTGGACGGCTTTCTCGCCCGGCGCTGGAACCAGGTCTCGCCGTTCGGCGCGTTTCTCGACCCTGTGGCCGACAAGCTGATCGTCGCCATCGCGCTCATCATCGTGCTCGTGGAGTCGCCGACGGCGCTGGTGGCGATTCCGGTCGCCATCATCATCGGCCGCGAGATCGCGGTCTCGGCGCTGCGCGAGTGGATGGCGGAACTGGGGCAGCGAGCCAGCGTCGCGGTGGGCATGACCGGGAAGTTCAAGACCGCCGCGCAGATGATCGCGATTATCCTTTTGCTGTATCGCCATGAGCTCTACGGCATCCCCACATGGCCGGTTGGCCTGGGCATGCTCTACGTAGCGGCCGGCCTGACGCTGTACTCGATGGTCCTGTACCTGTCCGCGGCGTTGAAGACCCTGGATAAGGTCGAGCAGGGTTGA
- the uvrC gene encoding excinuclease ABC subunit UvrC: protein MSQTNAFDPDPVLKTLPTGPGVYRMFDADATVIYVGKARNLKRRVSSYFRKGAHNAKTQALVGQVADLQVTVTHTEAEALILENNLIKEHRPRYNVLLRDDKTYPYIYLSTQQDFPRLGFHRGQRRGESRYFGPFPSSGAVRETLNHLQKVFPVRQCRDSFYRHRTRPCLQYQIGRCTAPCVGYVSEEDYAKDVRHVEMFLSGQSSEVVDELVRRMEAAAEAEDFELAARLRDRITSLRRIQERQYVSGAKGDVDVIACRLRENIACVQVFVIRDGQNLGNQTWFPRTPPETTPEEILYAFIARHYLGESPPGELLVSHELSDGEVLAEAISNDAGYRVGIASRLRGERRRWLEMAQRNADHALSARMSGEALMERRFEDIQQALALDEIPERIECFDISHTRGEATVASCVVMGREGPIKDDYRRFNIEDITGGDDYAAMHQALERRFKRLSDGEGTAPDVLLIDGGQGQLRQAEAVLEDMQIEGVLPVGISKGPRRKPGEEVLLVSGRSDEIRLAPESPGLHLLQQVRDEAHRFAITGHRNRRGKARQQSSLEEIPGLGAKRRQALMKQFGGLKGIKRAGVEDLSSVQGISTALAERIHGHLNG, encoded by the coding sequence ATGAGCCAGACGAATGCATTCGATCCCGATCCCGTTCTGAAGACCCTGCCGACCGGGCCGGGGGTCTATCGCATGTTCGATGCCGATGCCACGGTGATCTATGTCGGCAAGGCCCGTAATCTCAAGCGCCGGGTCAGCAGTTATTTCCGCAAGGGCGCCCACAACGCCAAGACCCAGGCGCTGGTGGGGCAGGTCGCCGATCTCCAGGTAACGGTCACGCATACCGAGGCCGAGGCGCTGATCCTCGAGAACAACCTCATCAAAGAGCATCGACCGCGCTACAACGTTCTGTTGCGCGACGACAAGACCTATCCGTACATCTATCTCTCGACCCAGCAGGATTTCCCGCGGCTCGGCTTCCACCGCGGTCAGCGGCGGGGAGAGAGTCGGTATTTCGGGCCCTTCCCGTCCTCCGGCGCGGTCCGCGAGACGCTCAACCACCTGCAGAAGGTCTTCCCGGTGCGCCAGTGCCGTGACAGCTTCTACCGCCACCGCACGCGGCCCTGTCTGCAGTACCAGATCGGCCGCTGTACTGCGCCCTGCGTGGGCTACGTCAGCGAGGAGGACTACGCGAAGGACGTCCGCCACGTCGAGATGTTCCTCTCCGGGCAGAGCAGCGAGGTGGTCGACGAACTGGTCCGGCGGATGGAGGCCGCCGCCGAGGCGGAGGATTTCGAGCTCGCCGCCCGGCTGCGCGACCGGATCACGAGCCTGCGGCGCATCCAGGAGCGTCAGTATGTCTCCGGCGCCAAGGGCGATGTCGATGTCATCGCCTGTCGGCTGCGCGAGAACATCGCCTGTGTGCAGGTTTTCGTGATCCGCGACGGCCAGAATCTCGGCAACCAGACCTGGTTCCCGCGCACACCGCCGGAGACCACGCCGGAGGAGATCCTCTACGCATTCATCGCCCGTCACTACCTGGGTGAGTCGCCGCCCGGGGAGCTGCTGGTGAGCCACGAACTGAGCGACGGCGAGGTGCTCGCCGAGGCGATCAGCAACGACGCCGGCTATCGGGTCGGGATCGCCTCGCGGCTTCGCGGCGAGCGGCGGCGCTGGCTGGAGATGGCGCAGCGCAATGCCGATCATGCCCTGAGCGCGCGAATGAGCGGCGAGGCACTGATGGAGCGGCGTTTCGAGGATATCCAGCAGGCGCTGGCGCTCGATGAGATCCCCGAGCGCATCGAGTGCTTCGATATCAGCCACACCCGCGGCGAGGCAACGGTGGCCTCGTGCGTGGTCATGGGCCGCGAGGGCCCGATCAAGGACGATTACCGGCGCTTCAACATCGAGGATATTACCGGCGGCGATGACTACGCGGCCATGCACCAGGCCCTGGAGCGACGCTTCAAACGGCTGAGCGACGGCGAGGGGACGGCGCCGGACGTGCTCCTGATCGATGGCGGCCAGGGCCAGCTGCGCCAGGCCGAGGCGGTCCTCGAGGATATGCAGATCGAGGGCGTGCTGCCGGTGGGCATCTCCAAGGGGCCGCGCCGCAAACCCGGCGAGGAGGTGCTGCTGGTCTCGGGGCGATCCGACGAGATTCGGCTTGCGCCGGAGTCGCCGGGGCTGCATCTTCTCCAGCAGGTTCGCGATGAGGCGCATCGCTTCGCCATTACCGGCCATCGCAACCGGCGGGGCAAGGCGCGCCAGCAGTCGAGCCTCGAGGAGATCCCCGGGCTCGGGGCCAAGCGTCGGCAGGCGCTGATGAAGCAGTTTGGCGGGCTCAAGGGCATCAAGCGTGCCGGGGTCGAGGATTTATCGAGTGTTCAGGGGATCAGCACGGCGCTCGCCGAGCGGATTCACGGGCATCTCAACGGCTAG
- a CDS encoding RibD family protein, with protein sequence MDETIMSCYPDAGTVRPLAGLYLDSALPDHGRGGPFIYANYIVSLDGRISVPGATGGQTVPGDIANARDWRLLEELAGHADVLLSSGRYLRELDAGKAQDILPVGTGDAFRDIRAFRRDQGLAPQPDVAVLSMTLDFEVPARLLEQGRRVIVITGSAPDERRVKAHEQAGVEVIALPDVEQPGGEALAARLGGLGYRRVYAITGPYVMHMLLAAGVVDALYLTTVHRIIGGRPFASLCEGDRLAEAGDFTLASLHVDPHGPNGCTQTFARYDCRPSRPPGSRPR encoded by the coding sequence ATGGATGAAACGATCATGTCCTGTTATCCCGATGCCGGCACGGTGCGCCCGCTCGCCGGCCTTTATCTCGATTCCGCCCTACCCGACCACGGTCGTGGCGGACCCTTCATCTACGCCAACTACATCGTCAGCCTCGATGGCCGCATCAGTGTTCCGGGCGCGACGGGGGGCCAGACGGTCCCCGGCGACATCGCCAATGCCCGCGACTGGCGCCTGCTCGAGGAGCTCGCCGGGCATGCCGATGTGTTGCTGAGCTCGGGCCGTTACCTGCGCGAACTCGACGCCGGCAAGGCGCAGGACATCCTGCCCGTGGGCACCGGTGACGCGTTCCGCGACATCCGGGCATTCCGCAGGGACCAGGGCCTGGCGCCGCAGCCCGATGTGGCGGTGCTGAGCATGACCCTCGACTTCGAGGTGCCGGCGCGGCTGCTCGAGCAGGGCCGGCGGGTCATCGTCATTACCGGTTCGGCGCCCGACGAGCGACGCGTCAAGGCGCACGAACAGGCCGGGGTCGAGGTCATCGCCCTGCCCGACGTGGAACAACCCGGCGGCGAGGCGCTGGCGGCACGGCTTGGCGGGCTCGGTTACCGGCGCGTCTACGCGATCACCGGTCCCTATGTCATGCACATGCTGCTCGCCGCCGGCGTCGTCGATGCGCTCTATCTCACGACGGTCCACCGAATCATCGGCGGCCGTCCCTTCGCGAGTCTCTGCGAAGGGGATCGGCTCGCCGAGGCCGGCGATTTCACCCTCGCATCACTCCACGTCGATCCCCACGGCCCGAATGGCTGCACGCAGACCTTCGCCCGTTACGACTGCCGTCCTAGTCGGCCCCCGGGATCCCGCCCGCGGTAA
- a CDS encoding class II fumarate hydratase, which translates to MSEQGFRTESDSMGELQVAMDALYGAQTQRAVDNFAISGLTMPRRFIQALGLIKASAAEANQALGDLDPAIAGAIVRAAEAVADGEHDAQFPVDVFQTGSGTSSNMNANEVIAHLATADLGATVHPNDHVNMGQSSNDVIPTAIHVAAAVACSDELRPALDHLAATLERRADELSDVTTTGRTHLMDAMPVTLGQEIGGWAYQVRQGEVRVGEAMERIRDLAQGGTAVGTGINARPEFGGEVATALTRRTGVTFRPSPNRFESLSSQDAAVELSGQLKTVAVSLMKISNDLRWMNSGPLAGLGEIALPALQPGSSIMPGKVNPVIPEAVAQVSAQVIGNDTTITVAGQSGNFQLNVMLPVVAHNLLQSISLLANGARALADRAVAGFTVNRERLEAALGRNPILVTALNTAIGYELGAKIAKRAYAEGRPLMELAREMTDLADDELERLLDPKTLTAGGIPGAD; encoded by the coding sequence ATGAGTGAGCAGGGATTCCGGACCGAATCGGACAGCATGGGCGAGCTGCAGGTGGCGATGGATGCGCTCTACGGCGCCCAGACCCAGCGCGCCGTGGACAACTTCGCGATCAGCGGGCTCACCATGCCGCGCCGCTTCATCCAGGCGCTGGGGCTGATCAAGGCGTCCGCCGCCGAGGCCAACCAGGCGCTGGGGGATCTGGATCCGGCCATTGCCGGCGCGATCGTTCGCGCCGCCGAGGCAGTCGCCGACGGCGAGCACGATGCGCAGTTCCCGGTGGATGTCTTCCAGACCGGCTCGGGGACGAGCAGCAACATGAACGCCAACGAGGTGATCGCGCATCTCGCCACCGCCGACCTGGGGGCGACGGTCCACCCCAACGATCACGTCAACATGGGCCAGAGCAGCAATGACGTCATCCCGACGGCGATCCATGTCGCCGCCGCGGTGGCCTGCAGCGACGAACTGCGCCCCGCCCTCGATCATCTCGCAGCGACCCTCGAGCGCCGTGCCGATGAGCTGAGCGATGTCACCACCACCGGACGGACGCATCTGATGGATGCGATGCCGGTCACCCTCGGCCAGGAGATCGGCGGCTGGGCCTACCAGGTCCGCCAGGGCGAGGTCCGCGTCGGCGAGGCGATGGAGCGCATCCGCGACCTGGCCCAGGGCGGCACGGCGGTGGGGACCGGCATCAACGCCCGTCCCGAATTCGGCGGCGAGGTCGCGACGGCGCTGACGCGGCGCACGGGCGTGACCTTCCGGCCGAGCCCCAACCGCTTCGAGAGCCTGAGCAGCCAGGATGCGGCGGTCGAGCTCTCCGGGCAGCTGAAAACCGTGGCGGTCAGCCTGATGAAGATCAGCAACGATCTGCGCTGGATGAACTCGGGCCCGCTCGCGGGGCTGGGCGAGATCGCCCTGCCGGCGCTACAGCCCGGCAGCAGCATCATGCCCGGCAAGGTCAACCCGGTTATCCCGGAGGCGGTGGCCCAGGTCTCGGCACAGGTCATTGGCAACGACACGACCATCACGGTCGCCGGGCAGTCGGGCAATTTCCAGCTCAACGTCATGCTGCCGGTGGTGGCGCACAACCTCCTGCAGAGCATTTCGCTGCTGGCAAACGGCGCCCGGGCGCTGGCCGACCGGGCGGTGGCGGGCTTTACCGTCAATCGCGAGCGCCTCGAGGCCGCCCTGGGCCGCAACCCGATCCTGGTGACGGCGCTCAATACCGCGATCGGTTACGAGCTGGGCGCGAAGATCGCCAAGCGCGCCTATGCCGAGGGCCGCCCGCTCATGGAGCTGGCGCGGGAGATGACGGATCTCGCCGATGACGAACTCGAGCGGCTGCTCGATCCGAAGACGCTTACCGCGGGCGGGATCCCGGGGGCCGACTAG